A genomic segment from Garra rufa chromosome 5, GarRuf1.0, whole genome shotgun sequence encodes:
- the tcima gene encoding transcriptional and immune response regulator a, which yields MYTDMYSESRRVCPSIHGNKFDTANRKRAVANIFDNVNQDALMRLFQKTGDMKAEERVRSIFSFAHDPEETAKALMALKQRKKDKFLRIAGMVRHFLKLR from the coding sequence ATGTATACCGATATGTACTCAGAATCTCGCCGGGTCTGCCCATCGATCCACGGCAACAAGTTTGACACAGCGAACCGCAAACGAGCGGTGGCGAACATCTTCGACAACGTCAACCAGGACGCGCTCATGAGACTCTTCCAGAAAACCGGGGACATGAAAGCCGAGGAGAGAGTGAGGAGCATCTTCTCGTTCGCACACGACCCCGAAGAGACGGCCAAAGCTCTGATGGCTCTCAAGCAGAGAAAGAAGGACAAGTTCCTGCGGATCGCGGGGATGGTGCGACACTTTCTGAAGCTGCGTTGA